One stretch of Gemmatimonadota bacterium DNA includes these proteins:
- a CDS encoding VOC family protein: MELGAFSISLAVKDLQASKAFYETFGFRQKGGDVSQNWCVLKNGNAVIGLFQGMFEKNILTFNPGWDSDAKELDSFTDVRELQRHLKEAGITLVEQADESTTGPAYFTAVDPDGNPILVDQHR; this comes from the coding sequence ATGGAACTGGGTGCATTCTCGATCAGCCTGGCCGTGAAGGACCTGCAGGCGTCGAAGGCCTTCTACGAGACGTTCGGCTTCCGCCAGAAGGGCGGCGACGTGAGCCAGAACTGGTGCGTGTTGAAGAACGGGAACGCCGTGATCGGTCTGTTCCAGGGCATGTTCGAGAAGAACATCCTGACGTTCAATCCCGGCTGGGACAGTGACGCGAAGGAGTTGGACAGCTTCACGGACGTGCGCGAGCTGCAACGGCACCTCAAGGAAGCGGGCATCACCCTGGTGGAGCAGGCCGACGAGTCGACCACCGGACCCGCCTATTTCACGGCCGTCGATCCGGACGGCAATCCGATCCTGGTGGACCAGCACCGGTAG
- a CDS encoding DUF4199 domain-containing protein yields the protein MRRIVLTFGLIGGGLLSAMMLLALPFQDRIGFDNAMIVGYTSMVLAFLMVWVGVRRYRDTVAGGTIGFGRALAVGAGITLVTTACYVATWEVIYYGFMPDFGERYGEYLLEKERAAGAPPERLEARAQELADFRDLYRNPLINIAFTFIEPLPVGLLFTLVAAGVHSRKRSRTGEAPSPGGAVPAG from the coding sequence ATGCGCAGAATCGTCCTGACGTTCGGCCTCATCGGCGGCGGCCTGCTGTCCGCGATGATGCTGCTGGCCCTGCCGTTCCAGGACCGGATCGGCTTCGACAACGCCATGATCGTGGGCTACACGTCCATGGTCCTGGCCTTCCTGATGGTCTGGGTCGGCGTTCGGAGATATCGCGACACGGTCGCGGGTGGGACCATCGGCTTCGGGCGGGCGCTGGCCGTGGGTGCGGGCATCACGCTGGTGACGACCGCCTGCTACGTCGCGACCTGGGAGGTGATCTACTATGGATTCATGCCGGACTTCGGCGAACGCTACGGTGAGTACCTGCTGGAGAAGGAGCGTGCCGCGGGAGCGCCCCCGGAGCGACTGGAGGCGCGCGCCCAGGAGCTGGCGGACTTCCGCGATCTGTATCGCAATCCCCTGATCAACATCGCGTTCACGTTCATCGAGCCGCTCCCGGTGGGCCTGCTCTTCACGCTGGTCGCCGCGGGTGTGCACAGTCGCAAGCGCTCGAGGACCGGTGAGGCGCCGAGCCCGGGAGGAGCCGTCCCGGCCGGCTAG
- a CDS encoding LuxR C-terminal-related transcriptional regulator, producing MGRTVLLFGVVAGVLIAVLRLIEYRWLVVAHSVEIYGALVGALFAGVGIWIGLKLTRPRETLVVREVPVPAPDTFVRNEAQVEALGLTPRELEMLELAAEGLSTKEIAARSHVSANTVKTHLGNLFTKLGARRRTQAVQRGRELGLIP from the coding sequence AGGACGGTCCTGCTCTTCGGGGTCGTGGCGGGCGTGCTCATCGCGGTCCTGCGGTTGATCGAGTACCGATGGCTGGTCGTGGCCCACTCGGTCGAGATCTACGGCGCCCTGGTCGGCGCCCTCTTCGCCGGCGTCGGCATCTGGATCGGCCTGAAGCTGACCCGGCCCCGTGAGACCCTCGTGGTCCGGGAGGTGCCGGTCCCGGCTCCCGACACGTTCGTACGAAACGAGGCCCAGGTGGAGGCGCTCGGCCTCACCCCGCGCGAGCTGGAGATGCTGGAGCTGGCGGCGGAGGGCCTGAGCACCAAGGAGATCGCCGCCCGGTCCCATGTGAGCGCCAACACCGTGAAGACCCACCTGGGCAACCTCTTCACCAAGCTGGGCGCCCGGCGGCGCACCCAGGCCGTGCAGAGGGGGCGGGAGTTGGGGCTCATCCCGTAG